Below is a genomic region from Triticum dicoccoides isolate Atlit2015 ecotype Zavitan chromosome 5A, WEW_v2.0, whole genome shotgun sequence.
TTTCATTAATCTATCTATAGACTCAACATTAGAACACTCTAGCTCGAAATTGCAAATTGTACAACGGTATAAAAGTCATAGTTCATAAAATTCACAGGAAAAGCAAACTTGAAAACTGTCAGTCTTCTGCCGTGCCATGAAATTTATCACGTCAACAAAACTGCACAGGCATGTTAATAGATATTACCTCAACTAGTGGCTTCTTGCCATGAAGTAGCATATCGACACTCCTCTCAGTCTGCACAAGAAAAGAATACCACATCAAATTGAGTACATTTATTCTTGAAAAATATATGATTGGATTTCATTCAGGTAGCTTCCTAAGTTTTAAGATTTTCCTTAGTTGCTAGAAAATAAGAAGAGCAATGCAGTAACAATCAGTGGTAGAAATTCAGCAAGGATCATTTGTAATACCTTCAGGCCACACAAATGAAGATATAGTAATGCAACTTTACACCAAACTTGAAGgctttgttgttgtcgttgttgaaggttgtagaagtgcatgctctagccaatgcaaccaaaagaccaatCTAATGGAAGAGACTAGACAATacatttatacgtcaacactccccctcacgtgtggctccctcaggcctaaacgtggaccgaaagtgggtTGCAATTTAATTGCACCAGCCGGGTCTTGAAcacaagacctcttggctctgataccacgtagaagtgcatgctctagccaatgcaaccaaaagaccgatctaatggaagagactaggcaataCATTTATACGTCAACAAAGGTATTACAAATGATCAATGTGATACAGACTAAAGATAGAACTGCTGAAGCAAAACCATGAATTGGGATATGTATGACCGCCATGGAATTNNNNNNNNNNNNNNNNNNNNNNNNNNNNNNNNNNNNNNNNNNNNNNNNNNNNNNNNNNNNNNNNNNNNNNNNNNNNNNNNNNNNNNNNNNNNNNNNNNNNNNNNNNNNNNNNNNNNNNNNNNNNNNNNNNNNNNNNNNNNNNNNNNNNNNNNNNNNNNNNNNNNNNNNNNNNNNNNNNNNNNNNNNNNAATTCTTACTCTTCCAAAAGAATCCCACTAACACATACATCATGATCTTAAAGTGATGAGATATATTATAGTTTATCAACATGCAAGTCTGATACTTGTTCATGGTTTCCTCTACAGTTCTAGACACAGCATTGCATTCTATGTTGCACAAAACTGAAAAAGCATATATTCATGTTCTTTGACCATTTAAAATAAGCAGGAAATATGCATACCCGATGAGTGACCCAATAGTGTCGCTCCCTCATCTCAATAAGAAAAGGAAATGTTGGAGGGGCCTTCCGCTCCAGTATACTTTTTTGAGTACGTCGTGCACGTGCTTCCTCATCGCCAAGAgtgacagtttctactcctccaaccTGATTTTTCAACAAATAACAATTGGTATATTTATTTGAAGGTGGATGAAAATCTCTTCCTTCTTTAAAATATTTGAACTTTGCATCTAAAAAGCATGGCTGTAAGAAGTTTTAGTAGGACAATGGCATGACGTTATCTTCACTATCCATCTTCGACCAATAATGTTGGACAAATATCTGGGATAAGTATAAGCTATCATACCTAAAGATAGAAGAAGGTGAACTACTTATGAGAGAACAAGCTCAAGTTTGGCATTTCTGATACCATGTGAAATTTCTGCAATAAAAGGGTGTGGTGTGTATCTAAGCAAAGTTACGAGGATAATAATGTAACTTTATGAGAATAATGGCATACCAAGTCAGATAAAACTGGATTCTTTATGATGTTTGCAAGCCTTTCTCCATGGGCAGTACCAATAAGCATTACACCCCTTTCTGCAATTGACCGACAGGCTTGCGCCTCTGCCTCAGTTCCAATCTCATCTACAATGACCACCTCAGGCATATGGTTTTCAACTGCTTCAATCATCACTCTATGTTGCATTGATGGTTCAGGTACTTGCATTCTTCTTGCGCCACCAATTGCAGCATGAGGAATGTCCCCATCCCCACCAATCTCATTACTTGTATCTACAATTACCTGCCCTACACATCAATGGACCCATAGAACGTGTTAGGAATTATATATAAGGAAACAGAACCATAATAAAAAAGCTACAAGATTGTAACATTGTTTAATATACCACCCTTTTCTGGAACTCGTCCGCTAAAACACGTGCAATTTCACGCATAACAGTAGTCTTGCCAACCCCAGGTCTGTCCAAACAAAACTGTTAGTAAAATATCAAACTGAATTGGAATACAATGCTGAATTAAATTGTTCCAGAGCTCTGAAAGATTATGGACGCACAACATCAGACATCAATAAAATACGTGCTATGCAGAATAAAGCATAGCACTAGAACATATCTGAAACTATAGAGGTGTATCCGAATAGCTAATCTGAAACAATATTGATTCCATAATTTTATTTAATCTAACCAAAGATTCAAGGACCCATTAAGCTCTGAACAAAATGGTTTTCAAAGTTTAAAGAAACCGCATCCTGCTTTACTAGAACATCTTGGCTCTACAATTTGAGAGATTACTTAAtaatgaatttttttttgaacggNNNNNNNNNNNNNNNNNNNNNNNNNNNNNNNNNNNNNNNNNNNNNNNNNNNNNNNNNNNNNNNNNNNNNNNNNNNNNNNNNNNNNNNNNNNNNNNNNNNNNNNNNNNNNNNNNNNNNNNNNNNNNNNNNNNNNNNNNNNNNNNNNNNNNNNNNNNNNNNNNNNNNNNNNNNNNNNNNNNNNNgtactccctccgtccgggaaaagTTGTCTCCATGACATTTTTGCAAAAAAGCCCTCCACTTTTGTCCGACCAAACCCGCAGTCCTCGTCTTGCCGCAGCGTCACTCCCCTCCCCGCAGCTTCCCGACGTTGCGCTGctcccctccccgccgcgccgcgccgcgccggtgaGCTCCCCCGCGCCGCTGAGCTCCCTCGCCCCGCTGAGATCCCcgcgcctcctctccctcctccacgcCGCCGCGCCGCTCCAGTTCGCTGCGTAGCTCCTCCTCTCCCCTAAAAATCCCTTCTTCCAGTGAGGTTCTCTTCGACGAGGCGCCGTTCGATCTGGAGGATGACGACAAGTTGGCGCTCGATCTGGAGCATGGCGACGGCATGGGGCGGGCGCTCTCGTCCTCGAGCTCCTAATCCACCagatcctcttcctcctccaggcCCTCCTCAACATCACCGGCGACGACGGCATGGGGAAGACGACGGCGGCAGCTGCGGAAGTCGACCCCAACGAAGGCGGATCCTCCTCAACATCCCAGGCTCCTCCTCCTTCAGGTCCTCCTCGTGCTCATCTATCTCATGCCAAGTCTGAATTTGTACTGCCAAGTCTGAAATTTTCATCTTTATTGTTAAGTCTGAAGTTAGCTGACATGCTTCTCTGACTTGACATGCTTGCAATTTTGATCACTAAGAGTACTGCAGCTAGAGTATATCTCAATTTATAACAGCACATGTTGACCTTGCAGCAAGTTTACAAGGACAGCATTTCTGTCAAACTAAAGCAAGCAAACACTTAACTGAATTTGACTGTACCAATTGAACAAAGCTGCAGGGTACATTATGTTAAAGATTTCCTACTTTAGTGATTTTTAGGGGGAGCACTTAAAAAATTTAGTCAGCATTGATTTATGAGGGAGTAGAGTTTTTGACAAAAATGCTAGTGCTGTCTGTCTGTGCCTTCCAAGCCTACAAAGAGGTAGTACTGCATTTGTGTCAAATTTGATTTAGTCTTAATTTAGAGCTGCGTGTAGTGCAAACTGGATGATGTAGTGCTCTGAATTTGAAGCTTTAACAGTATGTAGATATAGTCTTGTTCAGATCTTACTGAAGAAGAGAGGGGTTAGTAGGCAGGTTACTTCAGAGGCTTTGTTCAGATCTAACCGAATGAATAATTCAGTTAACTTTACAGGGGATCTAACTGACTGAATAAGTTTTAGGGACATGCTTTTATCAACTCTTAGTTAAGAGATTGTGGCAGTTTTCTGCAGTCTATCAGTTTGAAATTGACTTCCCTTGTTCGTATTTTACACTCATCTCTACCTGGAGAACAAATTCCTTAGTGCATAATCTGTAGCTCACCATGACAATACTGTCACATGAACAATTCAAAACAGTTAACTGAAAGTGTCTAAAAGTAGTTAAGTGTTTCCaggatttcttttttttcttcggcaaggcatgatttctttttttcttcttctttttttctgtaGTGTGCCATGATTTCTTCAGCAAAGCATCAATATCTATTCCTATCAGTGGTTATCTAATTGAATTTTCACATGCTTCTATCAGTGGTTATCTAACTGAATTTTCACATGCTTCTATCAGTGGAAAACTTATATTGTTCGCTAACATTTTATAAACAAAACACATGGAAGCAACTCTATATATGATCCATTTTGAGTAATTAATTTGGTACTCTGTTTGCTGTTGAATTCTGCAagtaactccgcctatgttgtctcaacatagccggtcccaagcccgggtaaaggaggagggttgtgataggcttggcgagccaacgtaaaaactcagccactcttatggagatgaaacccaatagattttcgttggggcgtaaccctctcagcgacgcgccacatcggaacccgggtgtggtggaaaatgggcaagggccgggccgtcaccccccaagtggcgcgccgtatcttgatccggatacggtggcaagtgagcgaggatcgggtcgtcgcatccttagtggcgcgctacatcggcgcccggatgtagtggaaaatgagcaagggtcttcgcatttgactcgacgagtgcgaagggtaaggaagctagccgagcctaggaggattcgcttaggtagctggaacgtagggtctctgacagggaagcttcgggagctagttgatgcagcagtgaggagaggtgttgatatcctttgcgtccaagaaaccaaatggagaggacagaaggcgaaggaggtggaggataccggcttcaagctgtggtacacggggacggctgcaaacagaaatggcgtaggcatcttgattaacaagagcctcaagtatggagtggtagacgtcaggagacgtggggaccggattatcctggtcaagctggtagctgaggacttggttctcaatgttatcagcgcatatgccccgcaagtaggccacaatgagaacaccaaaagggagttctgggaaggcttggaagacatggttaggagtgtaccgattggtgagaagctcttcataggaggagacctcaatggccacgtgggtacatctaacacaggttttgaaggggcgcatgggggctttggctatggcatcaggaatcaagaaggagaagatgtcttaagctttgctctagcctacaacatgattgtagctaacaccctctttagaaagagagaatcacatctggtgacttttagtagtggccaacactctagccagattgatttcatcctctcgagaagagaagataggcgtgcgtgcctagactgtaaggtgatacctggggagagtgttgtaccccagcataagctggtggttgctgacttccactttcggattcgtgtccagcgggataagcgtgccaaggtcgctagaacgaagtggtggaagctcaagggggaggtagctcaggtgttcaaggagagggtatttaaggagggcccttgggaggaaggaggggatgcggacaatgtgtggatgaagatggcgacttgcattcgtaaggtggcctcggaggagtttggagtgtccaggggaaggagaagcgaagataaggatacctggtggtggaatgatgatgtccagaaggcgcttaaagagaagaaagattgcttcagacgcctatacctggataggagtgcagacaacatagagaagtacaagatggcgaagaaggccgcaaagcgagctgttggtgaagcaaggggtcgggcatatgaggacctttaccaacggttaggcacgaaggaaggtgaaaggaacatctataagatggctaagatccgggagaggaagacgagggatattggccaagtcaaatgcatcaaggacggagcaggccaactcttggtgaaggacgaagagattaagcatagatggcgggagtacttcgacaagctgttcaatggggagaatgagagttctaccattgaactgaatgactcttttgatgagaccagcatgcgttttgtgcggcgcatccaggagtctgaggtgaaggaggctttaaaaaggatgaaaggaggcaaggcgatgggccctgattgtatccccattgaggtgtggaaaggtctcggggacatagcgatagtatggctaaccaagcttttcaacctcatttttcgggcaaacaagatgccagaagaatggagacggagtatattagtaccaatcttcaagaacaagggagatgttcagagttgtactaattaccgtggaattaagctgatgagccatacaatgaagctatgggagagagtcattgagcaccgcttaagaagaatgacaagcgtgaccaaaaatcagtttggtttcatgcctgggaggtcgaccatggaagccattttcttggtacgacaacttatggagagatatagggagcataagaaggacttgcatatggtgttcattgacttggagaaggcctatgataagataccgtggaatgtcatgtggtgggccttggagaaacacaaagtcctagcaaagtacattaccctcatcaaggacatgtacaataatgttgtgacaagtgttcgaacaagtgatgtcgacaccgatgacttcccgattaagataggactgcatcaggggtcaactttgagcccttatctttttgcattggtgacggatgaggtcacaaggggtatacaaggagatatcccatggtgtatgctctttgcggatgatgtggtgctagttgacgatagtcggacgggggtaaataggaagttagagttatggagacaaaccttggaatcgaaagggtttaggcttagtagaactaaaaccgagtacatgatgtgcggtttcagtactactagctgtgaggaggaggaggttagccttgatggccaggtggtacctcggaaggacacctttcggtatttggggtcaatattgcaggaggatgggggtattgatgaagatgtgaaccatcgaatcaaagccggatggatgaagtggcgccaagcttctggcattctctgtgacaagagagtgccacaaaagctaaaaggcaagttctacaggacggcggttcgacccgcaatgttgtatggcgcggagtgttggccgactaaaagacgacatgttcaacagttaggtgtggcggagatgcgtatgttgagatggatgtgtggccacacgaggaaggatcgagtccggaatgatgatatacgagatagagttggggtagcaccaattgaggagaagcttgtccaacatcgtttgagatggtttgggcatattcagcgcaggcctccagaagctccagtgcatagcggacggctaaagcgtgcggagaatgtcaagagagggcggggtcgaccgattttgacatgggaggagtccgttaagagagacctgaaggattggagtatcgacaaagagctagctatggacaggggtgcgtggaagcttgctatccatgtgccagagccatgagttggttgcgagatcttatgggtttcacctctagcctaccccaacttgcttgggactaaaggctttgttgttgttgttgttgtttgttgttgtttGCTGTTGAATTCTGCAAGTCCTTCAGTCTAAGCCTATGAGTAACACTGCTTGTTCACTAATTCAGTTTACTGTACAATTTTGTGCAGACTGAATATTGTGTGTGTATAGCACACGCTCATCAAATTACAGACTGGATGATCCGCTGCTACTCTAATTCACCTCATTTTGACATCAATTTGATCTACACAACAAATTAACATCAATTTGACACTGATTTCAGGGCGCTGGCTACCTTTCAGTAGCAGCAGAGGCGGCGAGGAGGAGCTGGGTCGCctggacgaagaagaagaagaaatcagcgAGGAGGAGCAGGTGGGCGGCGGTGGTCGCCTCTATAGCAGGTGGGCGGCGGCACTGGGCCCTACGGTGGATGCACTGGTCACCTCGGTGCACGGCGGTGGAGCAACGGCGGCCGGGGTCTTGCCCAACTCCCGCAGCAGAGTGGCTGGCCTTGGCGCGCCGGGGTTGCGGCCGGGGATGCGAGAAGGACGACGAGTAGAGCCGACCGTGAGCCGTGGAATCGCCACCTGTCGAGGTGTCGCCGCGGAGGAGCAGCTGGGCGGCGGCGAAGCTCGCCTCCGCAGCGCAGCTAAGCAGGGGCGGCGCAAGATGGCAGCTGCGGGACAGGTGGGCGGCGGCGCAAGTGGGACTTCGTCCTGGCTGATCCTACGGCGGCTGGGGCACGCCGTGCCCGTGGGCAACAGGGGGAGGCGGAGGCTGGGGCGCGCGCGGTGCCGGCGGGCGTCGGGGGAGGAAGAAGGACCGATTAGCACGAGATTTAAAATGAAAAAGGGGTTTTTTGCAAAATTACAATTGAACTATGCTGGTGACAacttttttcggacggagggagtagtattgttACAAATTCAGCTAGAAGGGATTGCAGAGGAGAGGAAGTGTAGCCACTGCCTAGCATAGTTACTGTCCTCATGTTTTTTGAACCGGAAAACCCAGAGAGAGAAGTCTGTCCTCATTACTTAATAACGATAATGATATGAATTTAGTCCCGGAGCATTCTGGAACCTTTGAACTAAATTACTGTAGTTTCTTGAAATACTGAAAGCTCTGCCATTAGTATCTGTTCTGAGAATAGGTGAACTTTTGAACttttaagaaaataaataaagtgaACACGTAGAACCCCAGGGGCCAATACTTGGCTAACCACACTTATTGTGGTTGCCAAAGTCACACGCCACACTAAAGGCCAACGTTGCCTAAAATATTAGCCTGTGACAGGTGGGACAAGAGGATATATAAGTGGGGCATATGCCATAGCTGTATTTATAACCAAATACTTGCCATGAAAAAGTCAAACCTGGCGCAAAAAAGTGTGGTAAAACATGGCAGCAACCTAAGCATGCCCCTATGGATGTTTTGTATCTGAGGACACAATCGTTTTCTTTAAGCCTAAAAAAACACTTGTATCTGAGATTCTGAGGACACAATCGTGATCTTCCTCGTATCTCATATAGCAGATTACATGAGATCTACACAAGGAAATAATCACCAATTAAAATCCTAACCATAATGACCTGATTTCACTAATTACGGCAGATACTAGGTATGGAAAGGGATAACAGACACTAATCACAGGTAGTATGTTTGCCTAACACCTAGGCTTCTATTAATCTGACATTATTAGTAGATAAAAACCATTTGCCTCTTCGTTAAGGAAACCATCTACATGTTCCTGAATAAAATGTATTTTAATGTTGTAATCCTGTTAGCATCTCCATGAACTGAACTGAGCAATAATGGAACATGAAACATTTACAAACTTGTTTTACATCTTCAAATTGATAAAAAAAATCCAAATTGTTGATGCATAGAGGAGACATACCTTCCCAAAAACAGAATGCTCTCTTTGTAGTTTAAAAGATCACGGACCATATCAACATGCCCATTGACGGCACGGCCAACTCGACAGGTCAAACCAACAACCATTCCTTTTCTACTCCTTATTGCAGATATTCTATGCAATGTACCTTCAATTCCTGCACGGTTGTCACCTCCAAATTCTCCAACAGCTCTCTGAGCTTCCTCCAACTCTAGCTGTGAAATCTGTCAGATTAACAAGGCAAATCAAAAGAACAGGAAATGCTTGTTGCGAACACATGTACTCTGCTTAggatggcagttttgcccatgggtatgggtaccctaCCACAAAACAGCGGACATGGATGAGACTTTGGAAGATTTTATAGTTTGTGCACATGGGTATGGGTATCCATACCCACAAAATATGTGGGTAGGGCATGGGTATGAAATTTTAcccatgggtaacccaatggatacccagaataaaaaaaatgaaaattgcTCCTATGACATGTAGGGTCAACATCCAACTCCTATAGTCCAATCCCAAATCCCTTATTCCATAAACCAGCCATAGCTCATAGGCCCGCAACCACCAGCTCACCAGTCCTCCTATGTCCTTTGTGactgctcaaaacaacgagatctCGACTCATCGCCACCAGACTCTTGTCCAACTCTCGATCCAGCCATTCCAGGTTCCAATCgctgcctcccactatgctgggcttCCACCAATCGTTGCTCTTACTCCCTTGCCGCCTCCAAGAGGCCACCCACCGGAGGAGGTTGTGTAGGTGCTAGAATGCTCTCCCATCATCACTTTAATTTTAGATTCATTTCTTTACTTCGTCAAAATGTAAATATTACATATTATACCCACTAGATACCCATTGGACATAGGATACCCAATGGGTATGGGCATGGGTTTCAGTTTTATGCCCATGGGTATTGAAGTGGGTGGGTACAGAAAGTTTCTGCGGGTATGGATTTGGGCAGAAGGGGGTtgtacccgcccataccctacccattgccatctctCTGCTAGCAAGTAGATGATTTGGCCTAGTTGCCTTGCATCGAACTTAATAAAATTATGGGTAGAGTAATTACTAATACATAATTCTGACATAATCGATATGAGAATAAAACCAACCACACTGTGATGAAAGAATATGTGTGACTCTATTGTAACTCTTTTATTTCATGGTATGATTTCATTTAATAATATTGTTAACACAAGTATAAAAACAGGAATCAAATATAATATTGCAAAATTAGAATTATCCTACTGTTTTTTAAGAATTAACTTACAGTTGCATACCTCGTTATCCCGTAGATACTGGCCACCAGAATTACCAAGGAAACGTGCCTCGGGTCGTCTCCCCAAATCTAGAATAACCTAATTCACTACTCATCAGTTGCGATAGTTTATGCTAATTAAATTATTTCAAAGGAATATTCAAATATGATCGTCTCAAGAGTGGTTGACGCAGACAGAGGTTGAGACAAGTTCAACTTTTTACCTCCAACAGCTGGTCCCTTCTAGGTTCATTCTGCAGATTATCTCGTAAATCCCTAGGTAGAATCTGAAAAGGATCGATTCATATCTCATATGTTACCCAGTTTATACACAACTAGACAAAATATGCACCAATTTAAGCGTCAGGTTTAAATCTAAAAGATTGTGGCGTCGTCTTAAAATACCTTCAAAGATCAAATTGTTCCTTTGGTTTCTATGCCGAAAGTCATCCTTACTAAGGACAATCTGATTAAACATATGTGGCAAGGGGGACAAGCAACGTAGCTTCTTTCATAAATAGGATACCATCCAATATCTCTTTTCCGATTGTTGTCCGGCTCGTATTGCATGGTGAGCTGTGTATTTAGCCTTTAATAGCCTTTAATATCACCCCATTTTGTACCTACACAGACAACGAAGCTTTTTCCCTCCACGTCCCAGGCTACGGCCCGGGTAGCCAGGGGTCTGTGATGCAGAGCATCCGACGTTCATcctcatgtacactccgactactctccaagccccaaggatacataagatgagacctcgactatacaccattggacacaaggtgaactcgctcctcttcgaaccatcactttccatatgtgagacatggctactaccattggacacaaggtaaaCGACTTTGCAGCATAGAATTGTGATGGACATAAGATCATGTTTTGTATTAAAACAAGTTCGGCGCGTAGCAGTCAGGGGCAGACCTACAGTCAACCTACAAGGGTCCACAGAGCACCGGGTACACCTTTTAATTTCCTCTTGACATGGCCTATGTTTACATGCATGTGACATCTGATGCTCAAGCTCATCGATGCACATCCCTATGGCGGTGCACCCCTGTCACCTTTGCTCTAGGCCCACCCCGAGAGCAGtaacatctatatctatatctatatctatatctatatctatacctactaataaagcaaggtgtgtttctccgcatttttcatccgttcaccaacgAAAAGATTTTTCttttatccgaggtggtactaatttttttTGCTTTCGTGTGCTAGAAAAGAAAACCGGGTTGTCCAGATTTCGTACTTGGGTCGGGCATTGAGGCCCAGTGCAGCAAGGCCACTTATtttcgaaatcactaattaaggagtactcgttgcaaagagcactccactttcccaggtcacgacaagtggcgcacatgcagcgcgccacttgtcgcaacctgggagttttcccttttttcatagatccgtttattcaaaacgttttatctcttcaaccgtgcgtccaaatctcgaaccgttttcatcgttggattcctcgcgtcgagatcttcaaaactagatcccatgttgataggttttgacgaacttttttttcatgaaaaaaccggaTGAAAAAAACCGAGTAAAAAACCGGACCGGAAGCATggttttttttccctttccgaaagaggcacgtccgtgcctctcgcgaaatcacaaccgtgcctctcatggaagcaaaaccgtgactctcgtggaaggaaaaaaatagaaaacgcgtttttttttcatttacgagaggcacagccgtgactctcgcgaaagcacaaccgtgcctctcgcgaaagcaaaaccgtgactctcgcgaaagaaaaaaaaaacagaaaatgcgtatttttttccctttccgagaggcacggccgtgactttcgcgaaagcacaaccgtgcctctcgcggaagcaaaNNNNNNNNNNNNNNNNNNNNNNNNNNNNNNNNNNNNNNNNNNNNNNNNNNNNNNNNNNNNNNNNNNNNNNNNNNNNNNNNNNNNNNNNNNNNNNNNNNNNNNNNNNNNNNNNNNNNNNNNNNNNNNNNNNNNNNNNNNNNNNNNNNNNNNNNNNNNNNNNNNNNNNNNNNNNNNNNNNNNNNNNGCGAaagtacaaccgtgcctctcgcggaagcaaaaccgtgactctcgcgaaagaaagaaaaaaaacagaaaacgcgtttttttttcatttccgaaaggcacagccgtgactcttgctaaagcacaaccgtgcctctcgcgaaagaaaaccgtgactttcgcgaaaggaaaaaaaaccgCGTTTTTTCGCGCAAAAAAAATCGAAATTTTTTTctgatcgaaaagctaagaaagaccgggggaaaaccaaaacgtcgaaaaaaactggaaaaaaacgtttaaaaagccgaaaacacgtgcggaaaaataaaaaaacaaaatccgaagggagcgtccaaagcgcgacacgtggcaaatggctgagagcgcgccaagtggcgctgatcgttgcgaggctcccgaaggagcgctcgttaactagttgctcccacttattttcctacgcacacagctGGCAGAACCCTATTTACCGCACAGAGCGTCAAATACCCAAAGTTTCACACAAGTCGCCTAATACTGGGCCCGCCAATTTTCGCTTTATCCTGTATTCtgtctttttttcctttctttttctttttctttcctaattatttttacgttttacccttCAAAGTTTAATTTCGTTTTTTTTATGATAG
It encodes:
- the LOC119302317 gene encoding uncharacterized protein ycf45-like isoform X1; the protein is MIPSPARILIFLLPTPSLIPPPPVRRPHRAWAGTARCAPEAVAGGGFVVIEDDLSELLQILPRDLRDNLQNEPRRDQLLEVILDLGRRPEARFLGNSGGQYLRDNEISQLELEEAQRAVGEFGGDNRAGIEGTLHRISAIRSRKGMVVGLTCRVGRAVNGHVDMVRDLLNYKESILFLGRPGVGKTTVMREIARVLADEFQKRVVIVDTSNEIGGDGDIPHAAIGGARRMQVPEPSMQHRVMIEAVENHMPEVVIVDEIGTEAEAQACRSIAERGVMLIGTAHGERLANIIKNPVLSDLVGGVETVTLGDEEARARRTQKSILERKAPPTFPFLIEMRERHYWVTHRTERSVDMLLHGKKPLVEVRKRDNEFEVIIERWATYDGDGL
- the LOC119302317 gene encoding uncharacterized protein ycf45-like isoform X3, translating into MIPSPARILIFLLPTPSLIPPPPVRRPHRAWAGTARCAPEAVAGGGFVVIEDDLSELLQILPRDLRDNLQNEPRRDQLLEVILDLGRRPEARFLGNSGGQYLRDNELELEEAQRAVGEFGGDNRAGIEGTLHRISAIRSRKGMVVGLTCRVGRAVNGHVDMVRDLLNYKESILFLGRPGVGKTTVMREIARVLADEFQKRVVIVDTSNEIGGDGDIPHAAIGGARRMQVPEPSMQHRVMIEAVENHMPEVVIVDEIGTEAEAQACRSIAERGVMLIGTAHGERLANIIKNPVLSDLVGGVETVTLGDEEARARRTQKSILERKAPPTFPFLIEMRERHYWVTHRTERSVDMLLHGKKPLVEVRKRDNEFEVIIERWATYDGDGL
- the LOC119302317 gene encoding uncharacterized protein ycf45-like isoform X2; this encodes MIPSPARILIFLLPTPSLIPPPPVRRPHRAWAGTARCAPEAVAGGGFVVIEDDLSELLQILPRDLRDNLQNEPRRDQLLEVILDLGRRPEARFLGNSGGQYLRDNEISQLELEEAQRAVGEFGGDNRAGIEGTLHRISAIRSRKGMVVGLTCRVGRAVNGHVDMVRDLLNYKESILFLGRPGVGKTTVMREIARVLADEFQKRVIVDTSNEIGGDGDIPHAAIGGARRMQVPEPSMQHRVMIEAVENHMPEVVIVDEIGTEAEAQACRSIAERGVMLIGTAHGERLANIIKNPVLSDLVGGVETVTLGDEEARARRTQKSILERKAPPTFPFLIEMRERHYWVTHRTERSVDMLLHGKKPLVEVRKRDNEFEVIIERWATYDGDGL
- the LOC119302317 gene encoding uncharacterized protein ycf45-like isoform X4 → MIPSPARILIFLLPTPSLIPPPPVRRPHRAWAGTARCAPEAVAGGGFVVIEDDLSELLQILPRDLRDNLQNEPRRDQLLEVILDLGRRPEARFLGNSGGQYLRDNEISQLELEEAQRAVGEFGGDNRAGIEGTLHRISAIRSRKGMVVGLTCRVGRAVNGHVDMVRDLLNYKESILFLGRPGVGKTTVMREIARVLADEFQKRVVIVDTSNEIGGDGDIPHAAIGGARRMQVPEPSMQHRVMIEAVENHMPEVVIVDEIGTEAEAQACRSIAERGVMLIGTAHGERLANIIKNPVLSDLKFHMVSEMPNLSLFSHK